The Theropithecus gelada isolate Dixy chromosome X, Tgel_1.0, whole genome shotgun sequence genome includes a window with the following:
- the EIF2S3 gene encoding eukaryotic translation initiation factor 2 subunit 3 encodes MAGGEAGVTLGQPHLSRQDLTTLDVTKLTPLSHEVISRQATINIGTIGHVAHGKSTVVKAISGVHTVRFKNELERNITIKLGYANAKIYKLDDPSCPRPECYRSCGSSTPDEFPTDIAGTKGNFKLVRHVSFVDCPGHDILMATMLNGAAVMDAALLLIAGNESCPQPQTSEHLAAIEIMKLKHILILQNKIDLVKESQAKEQYEQILAFVQGTVAEGAPIIPISAQLKYNIEVVCEYIVKKIPVPPRDFTSEPRLIVIRSFDVNKPGCEVDDLKGGVAGGSILKGVLKVGQEIEVRPGIVSKDSEGKLMCKPIFSKIVSLFAEHNDLQYAAPGGLIGVGTKIDPTLCRADRMVGQVLGAVGALPEIFTELEISYFLLRRLLGVRTEGDKKAAKVQKLSKNEVLMVNIGSLSTGGRVSAVKADLGKIVLTNPVCTEVGEKIALSRRVEKHWRLIGWGQIRRGVTIKPTVDDD; translated from the exons ATGGCGGGCGGAGAAGCTGGAGTGACTCTGGGGCAGCCGCATCTTTCGCGTCAGGATCTCACCACGTTG GATGTTACCAAGTTGACGCCACTTTCACACGAAGTTATCAGCAGGCAAGCCACAATTAATATAG GTACAATTGGTCATGTAGCTCATGGGAAATCCACAGTTGTCAAAGCTATTTCTGGAGTTCACACCGTCAGGTTCAAAAATGAACTAGAAAGAAATATTACAATCAAGCTTGGATATGCTAATGCTAAG atttataaacTTGATGACCCAAGTTGCCCTCGGCCAGAATGTTATAGATCTTGTGGGAGCAGTACACCTGATGAGTTTCCTACAGACATTGCAGGGACCAAAGGGAACTTCAAATTAGTCAG ACATGTTTCCTTTGTTGACTGTCCTGGCCATGATATTTTGATGGCTACTATGCTGAATGGTGCAGCAGTGATGGATGCAGCTCTTCTGCTGATAG CTGGTAATGAATCTTGTCCTCAGCCTCAGACGTCTGAACACCTGGCTGCTATAGAGATCATGAAACTGAAGCATATTTtgattctacaaaataaaattgatttggtAAAAGAAAGTCAGGCTAAAGAACAATACGAGCAGATCCTTGCATTTGTCCAAG GTACAGTAGCAGAGGGAGCTCCCATTATTCCAATTTCAGCTCAGCTGAAATACAATATTGAAGTtgtttgtgagtacatagtaaaGAAAATTCCAGTACCCCCAAGAGACTTTACTTCAGAGCCCCGGCTTATTG ttattagaTCTTTTGATGTCAACAAACCTGGCTGTGAAGTTGATGACCTTAAGGGAGGTGTAGCTGGTGGTAGTATCCTAAAAGGAGTATTAAAG GTGGGCCAGGAGATAGAAGTAAGACCTGGTATTGTTTCCAAAGATAGTGAAGGAAAACTCATGTGTAAACCAATCTTTTCCAAAATTGTATCACTTTTTGCAGAGCATAATGATCTGCAATATGCTGCTCCAGGCGGTCTTATTG gaGTTGGAACAAAAATTGACCCCACTTTGTGCCGGGCTGACAGAATGGTGGGACAAGTACTTGGTGCAGTCGGAGCTTTACCTGAgatattcacagaattggaaatttCCTATTTCCTGCTTAGACGGCTTCTAGGTGTACGCACTGAAGGAGACAAGAAAGCAGCAAAG gttCAAAAGCTGTCTAAGAATGAAGTGCTCATGGTGAACATAGGATCCCTGTCGACAGGAGGGAGAGTTAGTGCTGTCAAGGCCGATTTGGGTAAAATTGTTTTGACCAATCCAGTGTGCACAGAGGTAGGAGAAAAAATTGCCCTTAGCCGAAGAGTTGAAAAACACTGGCG tttAATTGGTTGGGGTCAGATAAGAAGAGGAGTGACAATCAAGCCAACAGTAGATGATGACTGA